The DNA sequence CTGGTCCTGACCGACCTGCGCGACGCGGGATCCGAGGTGGAGCTGCTGCCCTGCGGCGCCCTGAGCCCCCGCATTTTGTCCTCTTGACGCGCCGCTCGCACGGCTCGGCCCTGGCGGGCCTCACCGGCTTCGCGGTGCTGCGCCGGACTCCGTCCGGCGGTCCGGGACGGGGTTGGCCCGGTGGCCCCCGGTGCGGCAGGGCAGGCGGCCCTCGGCGCGGCCGGTCCGGTGGGGCCCGTACCGGGAAAAGCGGACGGTATCCTGGAGTGTCCCCCGTCCGCGTGTGAACCCTGGAGTCCGGCTGTGCGCATCGATCTGCACGCCCACTCCACGGCCTCGGACGGTACGGACACCCCCGCCGAGCTGGTGCGCAATGCCGCCGGTGCGGGGCTCGACGTGGTGGCGCTGACCGACCACGACACCGTCGCCGGGTACCGCGAGGCCATCGCCGCGCTGCCCCAGGGGCTGACCCTGGTCACCGGCGCCGAGCTGAGCTGCCGTCTCGACGGCATCGGCATGCACATGCTGGCGTACCTCTTCGACCCCGAGGAGCCCGAGCTCTTCCGTGAGCGGGAGCTCGTGCGCGACGACCGCACCCCCCGCGCGCAGGCCATGATCGGCAAGCTGCGGGGCCTCGGGGTGGACATCACCTGGGAGCAGGTGGCCCGGATCGCCGGTGAGGGATCCGTGGGGCGCCCGCACATCGCCGCCGCGCTCGTCGAGCTGGGCGTCGTGCGCACCGTGTCGGACGCGTTCACCGCGGACTGGCTCGCCGACGGCGGCCGCGCGTACGCCGAGAAGCACGAGCTCGACCCCTTCGATGCGATCCGCCTGGTCAAGGCGGCCGGCGGGGTCACCGTCTTCGCCCACCCCGCCGCCGTCAAGCGCGGCACCTGCGTGCCCGAGAGCGCGATAGCCGCCCTCGCCTCGGCCGGTCTCGACGGCATCGAGGTCGACCACATGGACCACGACGAGCCCACCCGCGCGCGCCTGCGCGGCCTGGCCGGCGACCTCGGTCTGCTGACCACCGGATCCAGCGATTACCACGGCAGCCGCAAGACCTGTCGGCTCGGCGAGTACACGACCGACCCCGAGATCTACGGCGAGATCACCCGCCGTGCCACCGGGGCGTTCCCGGTCCCCGGCGCCGGTGGACGCGTACGCGGCTGACCGCTGCCGCCGCCCCTCCCGCCCTCCCCCCTTTTTTTCGTGACACCCCTCTCCTGCAAGGCATCACTGTGCTCGATTTCGCCGTCTTCGGATCCCTCTTTCTCACGCTTTTTGTGATTATGGACCCTCCGGGGATCACGCCCATCTTCCTCGCGCTGACCTCCGGCCGCCCCGCCAAGGTGCAGCGCCGCATGGCCTGGCAGGCCGTCTGCGTCGCCTTCGGCGTCATCGCGGTCTTCGGCATCTGCGGCCAGCAGATCCTCGACTACCTGCACGTCTCCGTGCCGGCCCTGATGATCGCGGGCGGGCTGCTGCTCCTGCTCATCGCGCTCGACCTGCTCACCGGCAAGACCGACGAGCCGAAGCAGACCAAGGACGTGAACGTCGCGCTCGTCCCGCTCGGCATGCCGCTGCTCGCCGGGCCCGGCGCGATCGTCTCGGTCATCCTGGCCGTGCAGAAGGCCGACGGGGTCACCGGGCAGGTCTCGGTGTGGGCCGCGATCATCGCGATGCACATCGTGCTGTGGGTGGTGATGCGCTACTCGCTCGTCATCATCCGCGTGATCAAGGACGGTGGCGTGGTCCTCGTGACGCGCCTGGCGGGCATGATGCTGTCCGCGATCGCCGTCCAGCAGATCATCAACGGCGTGCTCCAGGTGATCCACACCGCGTAGTCGATGGATTCGCGCGCCACCCGCCGCGCATGCGAACGCCCCCGCACCGGGATCGGTGCGGGGGCGTTCGGCGAATAGGTGGACGCGGTCAGTTGGACACGGTCTCAGCCGGTCGGATCAGGATGCGCTGGCCGACGGCCGCGGCCTGCTGCACGATCCGGTTGACGGAGGCCGCGTCCACGACGGTGCTGTCCACGGCAGATCCGTCGACGTCGTCCAGGCGCAGAATCTCGAAGCGCATGGGGCTTCTCCCTTCGTCAGTGTTCTTCCTTGTACAGGGTTAACGAAGTGTAAGCCGCAAACATTCCCTACGCTAAGGAAATTTTTTCCTTGCCTAAGTACTAACGGGTACCGGAGACGTCAGAAGCCCCCCAGAACGCCGCCAGCGCCGCCGCCACGGCCGCCGGATCCTCGGCGTTCGGAGAGTGTTCCGTCCCCGGGACCACCACCCGCGCCGCGCCCAGCCGCCGCGCCATCGCGTCCATCTCCGCCACCGGCCACACCGGGTCCGACTCCCCGGACAGCACCAGCTTCGCCAGTCCGGGCGCCGCGGCGGCGAGCTCGTCGATCCGGTCCGGCTCCTCGATCAGCGCCCGGCCGGTGACCATCAGCTGCTCGGGGACGGTCCCCAGCCAGCGGGCACGCAGGAAGGCCGCGAGGGCCGGATCCTCGGGCGGCGCGTCGCGCGGATCCATGGCGCGCATGGCCTCCCAGATGCCCGGCATGTCGTCGCCCATCGCCTCCAGCGCCGAGACCAGCAGCTTCGTACGGCCCTGCTGGTCGGCGCAGACGGCGCCCGGGCCGCTGCTCAGCAGCGTGAGGCTGGCGTACGGGGCCGGATCGCGGACCACGGCCGCCCGGACGATCAGCCCGCCCAGCGAATGCCCGAGCAGGTGCACCGGCCCGGCCGCGTCCAGGGCGGCGGTCTGCGCGAGGACGTCGTGCGCCAGTTCCGCCAGGGCGTACGGGGCCTGCGTGCGCGGGCCGCCGCTCTCGTGCTGGCCGCGGCCGTCGACGGCGACGACGCGGTATCCGGCAGCGGCCAGCGGCCCGAGGAGGCCGATGAAGTCCTCCTTGCTGCCGGTGTAGCCGGGCACCAGCAGGGCGGTGCCGCGGGCCGGCCCGCCGGGCACGGCCTCGTGCACGGCGAACTCGCCGCGGGCCGTGGTCAGCCGGTACGCGCGGGCTGCGGGCGGGAGCGTGAGGGTCGGCGGCTTGCTCATGGCCCGAGGTTACCGGCCCGTACGCCCGTACGGGAGCTCCGCCCGGGCCCGGGTACGCCGATGGCCCCGGCCCCCTCGAAAGGGGACCGGGGCCATCGGCAGGGCGTTACGCCTCCGGGGTCTCCACCGCGGCGACGGCCTTGCGGGTCCGCGTGCGCTTCGGCTTGGCCGGAGCCTCCTCGGCCGGAGCGGCTGCCTCGGCGGCCGGAGCCTCCGGGGCGGCAGCGGCGACCTTGCGGGTGCGGGTGCGCTTCGGCTTGACCGGAGCCTCCTCCGCCACCGGAGCGGCGGCCTCGGCGACGACCTCGGCGACCGGGGCGGCAGCGGCGACCTTGCGGGTCCGCGTGCGCTTCGGCTTGACCGGGGCCTCCTCGGCGACGGCGGCAGCGGCGACGACCGCAGCGGCCGGAGCCTCGACCACGGCGGCCTGGGCGACGACCTCGGCCACCGGGGCGGCGGCCGGAGCGGCGGCGGCCTTGCGGGGAGCGCGGGCACGCGGGGCGCTGCTCCGGGGGGCGCTGGTGCGGCGCTCCCGGACCGGCTCCACCAACGGGGCCATCTGGAAGTCGACCTCGGGCTCCACGACGAACGGGGCCAGGGGCTCCAGTGCCGTCGCGGGGGCGACGAAGGTGGCGGCCGGAGCGGCCGACCGGGTCCGGCGACGGCGCGGCTTGCGCGCCTCGTCGGCGGCCGGAGCCTCGGGGGCCTGGACCGCCTGCGCCTGGAC is a window from the Streptomyces sp. NBC_01244 genome containing:
- a CDS encoding PHP domain-containing protein; protein product: MRIDLHAHSTASDGTDTPAELVRNAAGAGLDVVALTDHDTVAGYREAIAALPQGLTLVTGAELSCRLDGIGMHMLAYLFDPEEPELFRERELVRDDRTPRAQAMIGKLRGLGVDITWEQVARIAGEGSVGRPHIAAALVELGVVRTVSDAFTADWLADGGRAYAEKHELDPFDAIRLVKAAGGVTVFAHPAAVKRGTCVPESAIAALASAGLDGIEVDHMDHDEPTRARLRGLAGDLGLLTTGSSDYHGSRKTCRLGEYTTDPEIYGEITRRATGAFPVPGAGGRVRG
- a CDS encoding MarC family protein, with amino-acid sequence MLDFAVFGSLFLTLFVIMDPPGITPIFLALTSGRPAKVQRRMAWQAVCVAFGVIAVFGICGQQILDYLHVSVPALMIAGGLLLLLIALDLLTGKTDEPKQTKDVNVALVPLGMPLLAGPGAIVSVILAVQKADGVTGQVSVWAAIIAMHIVLWVVMRYSLVIIRVIKDGGVVLVTRLAGMMLSAIAVQQIINGVLQVIHTA
- a CDS encoding alpha/beta fold hydrolase, whose translation is MSKPPTLTLPPAARAYRLTTARGEFAVHEAVPGGPARGTALLVPGYTGSKEDFIGLLGPLAAAGYRVVAVDGRGQHESGGPRTQAPYALAELAHDVLAQTAALDAAGPVHLLGHSLGGLIVRAAVVRDPAPYASLTLLSSGPGAVCADQQGRTKLLVSALEAMGDDMPGIWEAMRAMDPRDAPPEDPALAAFLRARWLGTVPEQLMVTGRALIEEPDRIDELAAAAPGLAKLVLSGESDPVWPVAEMDAMARRLGAARVVVPGTEHSPNAEDPAAVAAALAAFWGASDVSGTR